Proteins encoded in a region of the Shumkonia mesophila genome:
- a CDS encoding GDCCVxC domain-containing (seleno)protein: MTAQPTKPVELRSEITCPHCGNRKVEEMPTDACQFFYECEACHALLRPKAGDCCVFCSYGSVPCPPIQLERQGDGKGCCCG; the protein is encoded by the coding sequence ATGACCGCCCAGCCGACCAAGCCAGTCGAACTTCGTTCCGAGATCACCTGCCCGCATTGCGGTAACCGCAAGGTCGAGGAAATGCCGACCGACGCCTGCCAGTTCTTCTATGAGTGCGAGGCGTGTCACGCCCTGCTGCGTCCCAAGGCCGGCGACTGCTGCGTGTTCTGCTCCTACGGCTCGGTGCCGTGCCCGCCCATCCAGCTTGAGCGTCAGGGCGACGGGAAAGGGTGCTGCTGCGGCTGA